Proteins found in one Mycoplasmopsis bovigenitalium genomic segment:
- a CDS encoding phosphotransferase family protein — MKIKIDKGHTNISYREGDVFVQQKMRNGFNHGIDYSLLKQFDFVPKLIENEFNTIKWEFIEGYEPQINFDNIELIAKQVKIIHNSKLKFPKNNIAARIKSYRKTFNELKQNVPVLNDFYHSINQTLAKMDRSTPLHNDLWPFNMIENNGKIYFVDWEYATMGDKHFELAYIIESSNMSKDLEQKFLEAYGEYNPLFLLRHKMLVNYIVILWVHTQTPAPFNTEMYQQRIYDYAIELKKMTGN; from the coding sequence ATGAAAATTAAAATAGATAAAGGACATACTAATATTTCCTATCGCGAAGGCGATGTTTTTGTGCAACAAAAAATGCGCAATGGCTTTAATCATGGTATTGATTATTCGTTACTTAAACAATTTGATTTTGTTCCCAAACTTATTGAAAATGAATTCAATACGATAAAATGAGAATTTATTGAAGGCTATGAACCACAAATAAATTTTGACAACATTGAATTAATTGCAAAACAAGTTAAAATCATTCATAATTCAAAGTTAAAATTCCCAAAAAATAATATTGCAGCAAGAATAAAAAGCTATCGAAAAACTTTTAATGAACTAAAACAAAATGTTCCTGTTTTAAATGATTTTTATCACTCAATAAACCAAACGCTAGCAAAAATGGATCGTTCAACTCCGCTTCATAATGATTTGTGGCCATTCAATATGATTGAAAATAATGGCAAAATTTACTTTGTTGATTGAGAATATGCCACAATGGGAGATAAACATTTTGAGTTGGCATACATAATCGAATCAAGCAATATGAGCAAAGATTTAGAGCAAAAATTTTTAGAGGCCTATGGCGAATATAATCCATTATTTTTATTGCGTCATAAAATGCTGGTAAATTACATTGTAATTTTATGAGTTCACACTCAAACACCTGCGCCATTTAACACTGAAATGTATCAGCAAAGAATCTATGATTATGCAATTGAACTCAAAAAAATGACTGGCAATTAG
- a CDS encoding DEAD/DEAH box helicase, whose protein sequence is MFTENEKKYKAILANLLDVAPNDSAVLTKVDNKYNFDLFKLFGQNVCNEIYYKSNFEVDIIEEKLSVAADQIAQCTQADEVIEILNRFDIEHENKIKGLKRDFISTKARIIEELQKQFQKQSVKWKMFLTKAKEVNEQSNTWPIHIGFMFVKVKIEDKAVYGPLFLKEVNLVIENARPKLQSAGDIKPNEKLLFLLTNANFDFDTNFDISELSIDEVVKRVRGVWSKIYTNIPKPTSIFNNYLSEEIVNESVEFCPGMVLGLFQPSGGYIRNRMMQIIKNNELNSIFTSDFRKAIHSKRIDDYLFDERKSLFKITPTNYSQDKAIASSLLQNTLIWGPPGTGKSQTIVNLLANILVYKKTALVCSQKKAALDVILKRLGSLRIFCLPILYSRANANKKAFYKPLQQYIDFLEYFNEENKLKRLSIINKGEKDFVDKIGELKQNPRFDSVARILSRIKPYFEKLTFEAWNLLFQLPDILVYPEIVKFESLKDAQKWMFKNNKVQWSFFSQKRRKVSQTTEKIFNIFNNTGLNVSELTQIVSELEPDDFNLIKNMLEITNIKQNELISDENELKKYIATYIIERMENLTQQEKEQYTEFSSTIRTAKLEPYKFINYFTSLIKKMFPIVIITPEVDMSSSEKNEFDYAILDESSQIFVEKGLPVVYLAKTKVLAGDQEQMKPSNWFGIRVNDDETVYGMTESLLDFGQAVKIHNILLNKNYRSNHAALMTFSSKHFYNSDLDVIDSGLVESNSKPIEVIEANGVWENNQNLIETEIALNLTKYSLNTYEKIILLCFNSKQQEYLTKTIFEKYPELEIAMKNETLLLRNIENIQGDEADLVIAMVGYDKNATIHSTYVGRPGGKNALNVAISRAKDKMIVVKSLKSEDVKITTENENLYAFKKWLEFLELNDEQRKDFLNISKKRKLNSDSESQIEESELFIEIENYLHQISDGMNWISIHKHQTLGTINVDFLIKQNGQNAFVIIVDNFDYSGSYDKYLQFNDLCKFIEAKKYDLFKVSKLNWHELSSKIKEKIYSFTEIRTTNEIFEQDNESQTTINKIEEKNIITSVEQYENNLRHNTENYDILEGEEENFVEENNNTDLFYDKGSMIQEQIDEELDKFTNEMNEAKLTNSIEKSLFRENSTQQTQLNDNAQKDNFFTSETQISQSYDSTQVEISEDNQTDEYSLTAEKNAMNNVFDK, encoded by the coding sequence ATGTTTACAGAAAACGAAAAAAAATATAAGGCAATTTTAGCTAATTTACTTGATGTTGCGCCAAATGATAGTGCTGTTTTGACCAAGGTAGATAATAAGTATAATTTTGACTTATTTAAATTATTTGGGCAAAATGTTTGCAATGAAATATATTACAAAAGTAACTTTGAAGTTGATATTATTGAAGAAAAATTAAGTGTTGCTGCCGATCAAATTGCGCAATGTACTCAAGCTGATGAAGTTATTGAGATTTTAAATCGTTTTGATATCGAACACGAGAATAAAATTAAGGGACTAAAAAGAGATTTTATTTCAACCAAAGCAAGAATTATTGAAGAGTTACAAAAACAATTTCAAAAGCAATCTGTTAAGTGAAAAATGTTTTTAACTAAAGCCAAAGAAGTTAATGAACAAAGCAACACTTGACCAATTCACATTGGTTTTATGTTTGTAAAAGTAAAAATTGAAGATAAAGCTGTTTACGGACCACTATTTTTAAAAGAAGTAAACTTAGTTATCGAGAATGCTAGACCAAAATTGCAATCAGCAGGTGATATTAAACCTAATGAAAAATTACTTTTCTTGCTAACCAATGCCAATTTTGATTTTGATACAAACTTTGATATTTCAGAACTATCCATAGATGAAGTGGTCAAAAGAGTGCGTGGAGTTTGGTCAAAAATTTATACTAATATTCCTAAACCTACAAGTATTTTTAATAATTATTTAAGCGAAGAGATTGTAAATGAATCTGTTGAATTTTGCCCTGGAATGGTGCTTGGTTTATTCCAACCTTCTGGCGGTTATATAAGAAATAGAATGATGCAAATAATAAAAAATAATGAATTAAATTCAATATTTACTTCAGATTTTCGAAAAGCAATCCATTCAAAAAGAATTGATGATTATTTATTTGATGAGCGCAAAAGTTTGTTCAAAATAACTCCAACAAACTATAGTCAAGACAAGGCAATTGCTTCTTCATTGTTGCAAAATACATTAATTTGAGGCCCTCCAGGTACAGGTAAATCGCAAACAATTGTAAATTTACTTGCAAATATCCTAGTTTATAAAAAAACTGCGCTAGTTTGTTCTCAGAAAAAAGCAGCACTTGACGTTATTTTAAAAAGACTTGGTTCATTGAGAATATTTTGTTTGCCTATTTTGTATTCAAGAGCTAATGCAAACAAAAAAGCTTTCTACAAACCTTTACAACAATACATAGATTTTCTTGAATATTTCAATGAAGAAAACAAGCTAAAAAGATTGTCAATTATCAATAAAGGCGAAAAAGACTTTGTTGATAAAATTGGTGAATTAAAACAAAACCCACGTTTTGATTCAGTTGCAAGAATTTTAAGTAGAATTAAGCCGTATTTTGAAAAATTAACTTTTGAGGCATGAAACTTATTGTTTCAATTACCAGATATTTTAGTTTATCCAGAGATTGTTAAATTCGAATCTCTTAAAGATGCTCAAAAATGAATGTTTAAAAATAACAAAGTGCAATGGTCATTTTTCTCACAAAAAAGAAGAAAAGTTTCACAAACTACTGAAAAAATATTCAATATTTTCAATAACACAGGTCTTAATGTTTCTGAACTAACTCAAATTGTAAGCGAACTTGAACCGGATGATTTTAACTTAATTAAAAACATGCTTGAAATTACCAATATCAAGCAAAATGAATTGATTAGTGATGAAAATGAATTAAAAAAATATATTGCAACATATATTATTGAGCGAATGGAAAATCTTACTCAACAAGAAAAAGAGCAATACACTGAATTTTCTTCAACAATAAGAACAGCTAAATTAGAACCTTATAAATTTATTAACTACTTTACTTCATTAATCAAAAAAATGTTCCCAATAGTTATTATTACCCCTGAAGTTGATATGTCAAGTTCAGAAAAAAATGAATTTGACTATGCGATTTTGGATGAATCAAGCCAGATATTTGTTGAAAAAGGCTTGCCTGTTGTATATTTAGCAAAAACCAAAGTTTTAGCGGGTGACCAAGAACAAATGAAGCCTTCTAACTGATTTGGAATTAGGGTTAATGACGATGAAACAGTTTACGGAATGACTGAATCATTACTGGACTTTGGTCAAGCTGTAAAAATCCATAATATTTTACTTAACAAAAACTATCGTTCAAATCATGCTGCATTAATGACATTTAGTTCGAAACATTTTTATAATTCAGACTTAGATGTTATTGATTCAGGATTGGTTGAATCAAATTCAAAACCTATTGAAGTAATCGAGGCGAATGGTGTATGAGAAAATAACCAAAACCTTATTGAAACGGAAATAGCTCTTAATTTAACTAAATATTCATTAAACACTTACGAAAAAATCATTCTATTGTGCTTCAATAGTAAACAACAAGAATATTTAACAAAAACAATTTTTGAAAAATATCCTGAATTGGAAATTGCAATGAAAAATGAAACTTTATTGCTTAGAAATATTGAAAATATTCAGGGTGATGAAGCAGACTTAGTTATTGCGATGGTTGGATATGATAAGAATGCAACTATTCACTCAACATACGTTGGCCGTCCAGGTGGAAAAAATGCATTAAACGTGGCGATTTCGCGCGCAAAAGATAAAATGATTGTTGTTAAATCATTAAAATCTGAAGATGTTAAAATAACTACCGAAAACGAAAATCTTTATGCCTTTAAAAAGTGGCTTGAATTCCTAGAATTAAATGATGAACAAAGAAAAGACTTTTTAAATATCAGTAAAAAAAGAAAATTAAATAGTGATTCTGAATCTCAAATTGAAGAAAGCGAATTATTTATAGAAATAGAAAATTATTTACACCAAATTTCTGACGGAATGAATTGAATTTCTATTCATAAACATCAAACACTAGGTACAATAAATGTTGACTTTTTAATTAAACAAAATGGTCAAAATGCATTTGTAATTATTGTTGATAATTTCGATTATTCTGGAAGTTATGATAAATATTTACAGTTTAATGACTTGTGCAAATTTATTGAAGCCAAGAAATATGATTTGTTCAAGGTCTCTAAACTTAATTGACATGAATTATCAAGTAAAATTAAAGAAAAAATCTACTCATTTACTGAAATTCGGACAACGAATGAGATTTTTGAGCAAGACAATGAATCACAAACTACAATTAATAAAATTGAAGAAAAAAATATCATTACTAGTGTTGAACAATATGAAAATAATTTGAGACACAATACCGAAAACTATGATATTTTAGAGGGTGAAGAAGAAAATTTTGTTGAAGAAAATAATAACACTGATTTATTTTATGATAAAGGTTCTATGATACAAGAACAAATTGATGAAGAATTAGACAAATTCACTAACGAAATGAATGAAGCTAAATTAACTAATTCAATTGAAAAATCTTTATTTAGGGAAAATTCTACGCAACAAACTCAATTAAATGACAATGCACAAAAAGACAATTTTTTCACTTCTGAAACTCAAATTAGTCAATCATATGATTCAACGCAAGTTGAAATTAGCGAAGATAATCAAACTGATGAATATTCATTAACTGCCGAAAAGAATGCAATGAATAATGTTTTTGACAAATAA
- a CDS encoding glucose-6-phosphate isomerase yields the protein MKTINLKIDKAIKYSELDKYQEKVSKIHNSIKAKTVAEKDWLGWMELPFKLNNDEYQKMTNINQKWINMGIETVVVIGVGGSYLGALAGYEFIYGQYSIKKPIMELVFSGYNVSSESLASQLKYVENKRFAINVISKSGKTLETAIAFREFRKLLEAKVGAVRAKDLIVATTDEKNGVLRELADKKGYETLVIPDDVGGRFSVLSPVGIFPFMCAGLNTDNILLGAQQAIKDNSSHLIKDNEAYQYAVTRHILSKQNYSLELFVSYEPKLRQIQEWWKQLYAESEGKNGRGIFPASTMFSTDLHSLGQFIQEGSKILFETSLVLKNPNVDYFLTKDEENLDKINYLDGKSLHKVNWAVFEATLQAHNIDANIPNIVIEFEKFDEYNLGYIFQFFMISLTMSAYLLGVNPFNQPGVGVYKSNMSKILPEI from the coding sequence ATGAAAACAATAAATTTAAAGATTGATAAAGCAATTAAATATAGCGAACTTGACAAGTATCAAGAAAAAGTTTCCAAAATTCATAATTCAATTAAAGCGAAAACAGTTGCTGAAAAAGATTGATTAGGTTGAATGGAATTACCTTTTAAACTAAATAATGATGAATACCAAAAAATGACCAATATCAATCAAAAATGAATAAATATGGGAATTGAAACAGTTGTAGTTATTGGGGTTGGAGGCTCATATTTAGGTGCGCTTGCTGGCTATGAATTTATCTATGGACAATACTCAATTAAAAAACCTATTATGGAATTAGTTTTTAGTGGCTACAATGTTAGTTCAGAAAGTCTTGCATCGCAATTAAAATATGTTGAAAATAAACGCTTTGCAATTAATGTTATTTCAAAAAGCGGGAAAACTCTTGAAACTGCCATTGCATTTAGAGAGTTTAGAAAGCTTTTAGAAGCAAAAGTAGGAGCGGTAAGAGCAAAAGATTTAATTGTTGCAACAACTGATGAAAAAAATGGTGTACTGCGGGAATTAGCTGATAAAAAAGGCTATGAAACATTGGTAATTCCTGATGATGTGGGAGGTCGTTTTAGTGTTTTAAGCCCGGTTGGAATTTTTCCATTCATGTGTGCAGGATTAAATACAGATAATATTTTATTAGGAGCGCAGCAAGCTATTAAAGACAACTCGTCACACCTTATTAAAGACAATGAAGCATATCAATACGCTGTTACAAGACACATTTTAAGTAAGCAAAATTACTCACTTGAATTATTTGTTTCATATGAACCAAAACTAAGACAAATTCAAGAATGATGAAAACAATTATACGCAGAAAGCGAAGGAAAAAATGGAAGGGGAATTTTCCCTGCCTCAACAATGTTTTCAACGGACTTGCATTCACTTGGTCAATTTATTCAAGAAGGATCTAAAATCTTATTTGAGACTTCGCTGGTGTTAAAAAACCCTAATGTTGATTACTTTTTAACAAAAGATGAGGAAAATTTAGATAAAATCAATTATCTTGATGGAAAATCATTACACAAAGTAAATTGAGCGGTATTTGAAGCCACCTTGCAAGCACACAATATTGATGCAAACATTCCAAATATAGTAATTGAATTTGAAAAATTTGACGAATACAATTTAGGCTATATATTCCAATTCTTTATGATTTCTTTAACTATGTCAGCTTATTTACTTGGAGTAAATCCATTTAATCAACCTGGCGTGGGTGTATATAAGTCAAATATGAGCAAAATTCTTCCTGAAATATAA